A single Limanda limanda chromosome 19, fLimLim1.1, whole genome shotgun sequence DNA region contains:
- the LOC133025565 gene encoding chromodomain-helicase-DNA-binding protein 4-like isoform X1, producing the protein MSGSEEERDEYGAPEERTPHDDDEEEISESETPKVKKKKKAKKSRESKGSKRRSRREELPVSSPEHMDVGGAEEVEGGVAVQRTDSEGSDYTPGRKKKKRASSGKEKKRSSSGAERSSSKKKEPEPEPEEDDDDDDDDSSEPKSSSQLLDDWGMEDIDHVFTEEDYRSLTNYKAFSQFVRPLIAAKNPKIAVSKMMMVLGAKWREFSTNNPLRGAAAANAALATANVPAAVDNMVAEVVPIAPPPPPPVEPPPPPPAPPLRKAKTKEGKGPNARKKTKSTAKPQEKKNLAKTKKVAPLKIKLGGFNSKRKRSSSEEDEPEVDSDFEDGSMNSVSVSEGSNSRSSRTKKKQSSKSKPKKKKEAEEGDGYETDHQDYCEVCQQGGEIILCDTCPRAYHMVCLDPDMEKAPEGTWSCPHCEKEGIQWEAREEVSEAEEDPVEAEMEEDDHHMEFCRVCKDGGELLCCDSCPSSYHIHCLNPPLPEIPNGEWICPRCTCAPMKGKIQKILTWRWGAPPPPTPVPRTPEMAADAPDPSPLAGRPDREFFAKWSNMSYWHCSWVTELQLELHCQVMFRNYQRKNDMDEPPPIDSGEGEETKHLKRKSKDPMYAQLEEKYLRFGIKMEWLMIHRIINHSLDRKNNVHYLIKWRELSYDQATWEADDMDVPEFDHYKVQYWHHRELMMGDEGRPGKKIKVKGRVKRPDRPPENPVIDPTIKFERQPDYLDSTGGTLHPYQLEGLNWLRFSWAQGTDTILADEMGLGKTVQTAVFLSSLYKEGHSKGPFLVSAPLSTIINWEREFEMWAPDIYVVTYVGDKDSRAVIRENEFSYEDNAIRGGKKASRMKKDSAVKFHVLLTSYELITIDMAILGSIDWACLVVDEAHRLKNNQSKFFRVLNNYPLQHKLLLTGTPLQNNLEELFHLLNFLTPLRFSNLEGFLEEFADIAKEDQIKKLHDMLGPHMLRRLKADVFKHMPSKTELILRVELSPMQKKYYKFILTKNFEALNTKGGGNQVSLLNVVMDLKKCCNHPYLFPAAAMEAPKMPNGMYDGGALVKGAGKLTLLQKMMRKLKNGGHRVLIFSQMTKMLDLLEDFLENEGYKYERIDGGITGGMRQEAIDRFNAPGAQQFAFLLSTRAGGLGINLATADTVVIYDSDWNPHNDIQAFSRAHRIGQNKKVMIYRFVTKASVEERITQVAKKKMMLTHLVVRPGLGSKTGSMSKQELDDILKFGTEQLFKDELEGFHRATNKDYVATPEDSSIIHYDDKAIDRLLDRDQNADTDDTELQSMNEYLSSFKVAQYVVKDEEEEEEEVQREIIKQEESVDPDYWEKLLRHHYEQQQEDLARNLGKGKRIRKQVNYNDGSQEDRGRRADWQDDQSDGQSDYSVASEEGDEDFDERSEANSRRPNRKGLRNDKDKPLPPLLARVGGNIEVLGFNSRQRKAFLNAVMRYGMPPQDAFTTQWLVRDLRGKSEKEFKAYVSLFMRHLCEPGADGAETFADGVPREGLSRQHVLTRIGVMSLIRKKVQEFEHVNGQWSMPWMAELEENKRAAAQPESPGKTPSTGTPADTQPNTPAPVDVSITNEEALKEGEKEVKKELEAEKNSKEPLKVTDEVIAIPDDDEKSPAAAAAEEEGKKKNGEEPMETDKPTKAEAEAVKEKEGETEEKKEKEKEKEGESEKKSPEAAEETKSPSEEKTDAAEVKPEDLEVKAEEKKEDKTEKMDTTAAADEKKASDTKEEKENPKEEASPKLPNGESKEAAPPAATAAAAATPAAAPTPPAAAAAAAAVSEEKKKAKTRFMFNIADGGFTELHSLWQNEERAATVTKKTNEIWHRRHDYWLLAGIIQHGYARWQDIQNDVKFAILNEPFKGEMNRGNFLEIKNKFLARRFKLLEQALVIEEQLRRAAYLNMSEDPSHPSMALNTRFSEVECLAESHQHLSKESMSGNKPANAVLHKVLKQLEELLSDMKADVTRLPATIARIPPVAVRLQMSERNILSRLASRGPETQTQAQTQQMSQQ; encoded by the exons ATGTCTGGAAGCGAGGAGGAGCGGGATGAGTACGGAGCCCCGGAGGAGCGCACCCCGCACG atgacgatgaggaggagatcTCGGAGAGCGAGACTCcgaaggtgaagaagaagaaaaaggccAAGAAGAGCCGAGAGAGTAAAGGCAGCAAGAGGCGGTCGcgcagagag GAACTCCCCGTCAGCTCCCCGGAGCACATGGACGtcgggggggcggaggaggtggagggaggcgTCGCGGTGCAGCGCACGGACAGCGAGGGCAGCGACTACACTCCGGGacgcaagaagaagaagagggccaGCAGCggcaaggagaagaagaggagcagctcgGGGGCCGAGAGGAGCTCCTCCAAGAAGAAAGAGCCGGAGCCCGAGCCCGAGgaagacgatgatgatgacgatgacgacAGCTCG GAGCCAAAGTCTTCATCCCAGCTGCTGGATGACTGGGGAATGGAGGACATTGACCACGTGTTCACTGAGGAAGACTACCGCTCTCTGACCAACTACAAGGCCTTCAGCCAGTTCGTCAG GCCCCTCATCGCAGCCAAGAACCCCAAGATCGCCGTGTCCAAGATGATGATGGTTCTGGGCGCCAAGTGGCGTGAGTTCAGCACCAACAACCCGCTGAGGGGAGCCGCTGCTGCCAACGCCGCCCTGGCCACCGCCAACGTACCCGCCGCCGTGGACAACATGGTGGCAGAGGTTGTCCCGATTGCCCCCCCACCTCCGCCCCCAGTAGAGCCCCCGCCGCCGCCACCTGCGCCGCCGCTCCGGAAGGCCAAGACCAAGGAAGGCAAAG GTCCGAACGCTCGCAAGAAGACAAAATCTACGGCGAAGCCTCAAGAGAAAAAGAATCTGGCCAAGACCAAGAAAGTGGCTCCTCTCAAAATCAAACTCGGAGGCTTCAACAGCAAAAGGAAACGCTCGTCG agcgAAGAGGACGAGCCTGAAGTGGACAGCGACTTCGAGGACGGCAGCATGAACAGCGTCTCCGTCTCCGAGGGATCCAACAGCCGCAGCAGCCGGACCAAGAAGAAGCAGTCGTCCAAGAGCAAAcccaagaagaagaaag AAGCTGAGGAGGGGGACGGGTACGAGACGGACCACCAGGACTACTGCGAGGTGTGTCAGCAGGGCGGCGAGATCATCCTGTGTGACACGTGTCCCCGGGCGTACCACATGGTCTGCCTGGACCCCGACATGGAGAAGGCTCCCGAGGGAACCTGGAGCTGCCCGCACTGC GAGAAGGAGGGCATCCAGTGGGAGGCCCGGGAGGAGGTCTCCGAGGCCGAGGAGGACCCGGTGGAGGCCGAGATGGAGGAGGACGACCACCACATGGAGTTCTGCAGGGTCTGCAAAGACGGAGGAGAGCTGCTGTGCTGCGACTCGTGCCCCTCGTCCTACCACATCCACTGcctcaacccccccctcccggaGATCCCCAACGGAGAGTGGATCTGCCCGCGCTGCACC tgtGCCCCCATGAAGGGGAAGATCCAGAAGATCCTGACCTGGCGTTGGGgcgcccctcccccccccacacctgtCCCACGCACCCCCGAGATGGCAGCCGACGCCCCCGACCCCTCGCCGCTGGCGGGGCGGCCGGACCGGGAGTTCTTCGCCAAGTGGTCCAACATGTCGTACTGGCACTGCTCCTGggtcacagagctgcag ctggaGCTCCACTGCCAGGTGATGTTCAGGAACTACCAGAGGAAGAACGACATGGACGAGCCCCCGCCCATCGACTCGGGCGAAGGGGAGGAGACCAAGCATCTGAAAAGGAAAAGCAAGGACCCCATGTACgctcagctggaggagaagtaCCTCCGCTTCGGGATCAAGATGGAGTGGCTGATGATCCACCGCATCATCAACCACAG TTTGGACAGAAAGAACAACGTGCACTACCTGATCAAGTGGCGAGAGCTGTCGTACGACCAGGCCACGTGGGAGGCGGACGACATGGACGTGCCCGAGTTCGATCATTACAAAGTGCAGTACTGGCACCACAG GGAGCTGATGATGGGAGACGAGGGGAGACCCGGCAAGAAGATAAAGGTCAAAGGGCGAGTCAAGCGTCCGGACCGGCCTCCAGAGAACCCCGTCATCGAC CCGACCATAAAGTTCGAGCGCCAGCCGGACTACCTGGACAGCACGGGCGGGACCCTGCACCCCTACCAGCTGGAGGGTCTGAACTGGCTCCGCTTCTCCTGGGCTCAGGGCACCGACACCATCCTGGCTGACGAGATGGGGCTGGGCAAGACGGTGCAGACGGCCGTCTTCCTGTCCTCGCTGTACAAAGAG GGCCACTCCAAGGGGCCGTTCCTGGTCAGCGCGCCGCTCTCCACCATCATCAACTGGGAGCGAGAGTTTGAGATGTGGGCGCCCGACATTTACGTGGTGACGTACGTTGGCGACAAAGACAGCAGGGCCGTGATCCGAGAGAACGAGTTCTCCTACGAGGACAACGCCATCCGAGGAGGGAAGAAGGCCTCCAGGATGAAG AAAGACTCGGCCGTCAAGTTCCACGTCCTGCTGACGTCCTACGAGCTGATCACCATCGACATGGCGATCCTGGGCTCCATCGACTGGGCCTGCCTGGTGGTGGACGAGGCTCACCGGCTGAAGAACAACCAGTCCAAG TTTTTCCGGGTGTTGAACAACTACCCTCTGCAGCACAAGCTGCTTCTGACTGGAACTCCTCTGCAGAACAACCTGGAGGAGCTTTTCCACTTGCTCAACTTCCTCACACCTCTGCGGTTCAG TAACCTGGAAGGCTTCCTGGAGGAGTTTGCTGACATCGCCAAGGAGGACCAGATCAAGAAGCTGCACGACATGCTGGGTCCGCACATGCTCAGGAGGCTGAAGGCCGACGTCTTCAAGCACATGCCCTCCAAGACCGAGCTCATCCTGCGGGTGGAGCTCAGCCCCATGCAGAA GAAGTACTACAAATTCATCCTGACGAAAAACTTTGAGGCCCTGAACACCAAAGGTGGAGGGAACCAGGTTTCTCTGCTCAACGTGGTCATGGACCTGAAGAAATGCTGCAACCACCCCTACCTCTTCCCCGCGGCCGCTATG GAAGCTCCAAAGATGCCCAACGGGATGTACGACGGCGGCGCCCTGGTTAAAGGCGCCGGGAAACtgacgctgctgcagaagatgatgaggaagcTGAAGAACGGAGGACACAGAGTTCTTATCTTCTCACAG ATGACCAAGATGTTGGACCTGCTGGAGGATTTCCTGGAGAACGAGGGCTACAAGTACGAGAGGATTGACGGAGGGATCACCGGCGGGATGAGACAGGAAGCCATCGATCGCTTCAACG CTCCTGGAGCCCAGCAGTTTGCCTTCCTGCTCTCAACGCGAGCCGGAGGTCTGGGGATCAACTTGGCCACGGCCGACACCGTGGTGATCTACGACTCGGACTGGAACCCTCACAACGACATCCAG GCCTTCAGCCGAGCTCATCGTATCGGTCAGAACAAGAAGGTGATGATCTACCGCTTCGTTACCAAGGcgtctgtggaggagaggatcACTCAG GTCGccaagaagaagatgatgctGACTCACCTGGTGGTCAGACCTGGACTCGGATCCAAGACCGGCTCCATGTCCAAACAGGAGCTGGACGACATCCTCAAGTTCGGAACCGAGCAGCTGTTCAAGGACGAGTTGGAGG GTTTCCACAGGGCTACCAACAAGGATTATGTGGCCACCCCCGAGGACAGCAGCATCATTCACTACGACGACAAGGCCATCGACCGCCTGCTGGACCGAGACCAGAACGCCGACACGGACGACACGGAGCTGCAGAGCATGAACGAGTACCTGAGCTCCTTCAAGGTGGCTCAGTACGTGGtcaaggacgaggaggaggag gaggaggaggtgcagcggGAGATCATCAAGCAGGAGGAGAGCGTGGATCCGGACTACTGggagaagctgctgcgccaccactacgagcagcagcaggaggatctGGCCCGGAACCTCGGCAAAGGCAAACGGATCCGCAAGCAGGTCAACTACAACGACGGGTCTCAAGAAGACCGAGGTAGGAGAG CTGATTGGCAGGATGACCAATCCGACGGCCAATCGGATTACTCTGTGGCCTCCGAGGAAGGAGACGAGGACTTTGACGAGCGATCAGAAG CCAACTCCCGCAGGCCCAACAGGAAGGGCCTCAGGAACGACAAAGACAAACCACTGCCCCCCCTGCTGGCCAGGGTGGGAGGCAACATCGAG gtgttGGGTTTCAACTCTCGGCAGAGGAAGGCCTTCCTGAACGCAGTGATGCGTTATGGGATGCCTCCCCAGGACGCCTTCACCACCCAGTGGCTGGTCCGAGACCTGCGAGGGAAGTCTGAGAAGGAGTTCAA ggCCTACGTCTCTCTGTTCATGCGTCACCTCTGCGAACCCGGAGCTGACGGCGCCGAGACCTTCGCAGACGGCGTCCCCAGGGAAGGGTTGTCACGGCAACATGTCCTCACCCGTATCGGCGTGATGTCGCTTATTCGAAAGAAG GTGCAGGAGTTTGAGCACGTGAACGGTCAGTGGTCGATGCCGTGGATGGccgagctggaggagaacaaGAGGGCGGCGGCTCAGCCCGAGTCGCCCGGGAAAACCCCGTCCACCGGAACCCCGGCCGACACACAACCCAACACTCCTGctccag ttgaCGTGTCGATAACGAACGAGGAGGCtctgaaggaaggagagaaggaggtgaagaaagagcTCGAGGCAGAAAAGAACAGCAAGGAGCCGCTGAAGGTGACTGACGAG GTCATCGCCATTCCAGACGATGACGAGAAGAgtccggcagcagcagcagcggaggaagaggggaagaagaagaacgggGAGGAGCCTATGGAAACGGACAAACCGACCAAAGCAGAAGCCGAGGccgtgaaggagaaggagggcgagacggaggagaagaaggagaaagagaaggagaaggaaggcgAGAGCGAGAAGAAAAGTCCGGAGGCAGCGGAGGAAACAAAGTCTCCTTCAGAGGAGAAGACGGACGCGGCAGAGGTCAAACCCGAGgacctggaggtcaaag cggaagaaaagaaagaagacaagACAGAAAAGATGGATACAACAGCGGCTGCAGACGAGAAGAAAG CCTCAGATacgaaggaggagaaggagaatcCGAAAGAGGAGGCGTCGCCCAAACTGCCGAACGGCGAGAGCAAGGAGGCCGCCCCCCCCGCTGCCactgccgccgccgctgccacTCCCGCTGCTGCCCCGACCCCCcccgctgccgctgctgctgctgcagccgtcagcgaggagaagaagaaggcgaAGACCAGGTTCATGTTCAACATCGCAGACGGAGGattcacag agcTGCACTCCTTGTGGCAGAACGAGGAGCGTGCTGCCACGGTGACCAAGAAAACCAACGAGATCTGGCACCGTCGCCATGACTACTGGCTGCTGGCCGGCATCATACA ACACGGCTACGCTCGCTGGCAGGACATCCAGAACGACGTGAAGTTCGCCATCCTCAACGAGCCCTTCAAGGGCGAGATGAACCGAGGGAACTTCCTGGAAATCAAGAACAAGTTCCTCGCCAGACGCTTCAAG cTGTTGGAGCAGGCGCTGGTGATCGAGGAGCAGCTGCGCCGCGCCGCCTACCTCAACATGTCGGAGGACCCCTCCCACCCCTCCATGGCGCTCAACACGCGCTTCAGCGAGGTGGAGTGTCTGGCCGAGTCGCACCAGCACCTCAGCAAAGAGTCCATGTCCGGGAACAAGCCGGCCAACGCCGTCCTGCACAAAG tgctgaagcagctggaggagctgctgagtGACATGAAGGCCGACGTCACCCGTCTCCCGGCAACCATCGCCCGGATACCGCCGGTCGCCGTGCGGCTGCAGATGTCCGAGAGGAACATCCTGAGCCGGCTGGCGAGCCGAGGGCccgagacacagacacaggcacagacacaacag ATGTCGCAGCAGTAA